One Triticum dicoccoides isolate Atlit2015 ecotype Zavitan chromosome 4B, WEW_v2.0, whole genome shotgun sequence genomic window carries:
- the LOC119292612 gene encoding scarecrow-like protein 33, translated as MAPTPYVFPNLQPAPALQQPHDDLALDYISRMLMEEDIVDKFIYQYPDPAALLQAQHPFAQILTTSDTTTSSDMLNSALSSRNIQNPAFFLNGKGTAEPNNSMDVISSMAFFRGMEEANRFLPRCSGAVEGSNMPHGTLAYSRKKNTPHGGGGNRAEAGRSSKQMAVQVQPESKEESDMLDQFMLNSYDMCTTEARERGDEAEQQCISTKAPRGRRGARLVVVDDLETLLIRCAEAVATNDQRSACELLWRVKRHSSPTGDATQRLAHYFAEGLEARLAGRGSQLYRSLMVKRTPVVEVLKAYKLFMSACCFMKVCFLFSNKTIYNAVMGRHKLHIVHYGVNDGFQWPDLLRCLAEREGGPPKVRITSITSLWPGFRPAEQTHDTGQRLRRCAKQFGVPFEFRVIEVKAEDVRVEDLNINPDEVLVVNSLIHFRSLMDESVVIDRLNPRDIVLNTIRKMKPAVFVHAIVNASYNTTFFVTRFRQVLHNFAAHFDVMEATVPRDNDERLLVERDIIARCAMNIIACEGTDRVERPQNYREWQARNQRAGLRQLALDPDLVQFLKDMVKKQYHKHFVINEDHQWLLQGWKGRVLYAISTWVSDDASSTQVT; from the coding sequence ATGGCACCCACGCCCTATGTCTTTCCCAACCTGCAGCCTGCTCCGGCGTTGCAACAGCCGCATGATGACCTGGCCCTCGACTACATCTCGCGCATGCTCATGGAGGAGGACATTGTTGACAAGTTCATATACCAGTACCCTGACCCCGCCGCGCTGCTGCAGGCCCAGCATCCCTTCGCACAGATCCTCACCACCTCCGACACCACCACCTCATCCGACATGCTCAACTCAGCCTTGTCAAGCAGAAATATCCAGAACCCAGCCTTCTTTTTGAATGGCAAGGGCACGGCAGAGCCCAACAACAGCATGGATGTGATCTCGAGCATGGCATTCTTCAGAGGAATGGAGGAAGCCAACAGATTCTTGCCCAGATGCAGCGGGGCGGTGGAGGGTAGTAACATGCCTCACGGCACTctagcgtattcgcgaaaaaaaaacaCGCCTCACGGCGGCGGTGGCAACAGGGCAGAAGCTGGAAGGAGCAGCAAGCAAATGGCTGTGCAGGTGCAGCCTGAATCCAAGGAGGAGAGCGACATGTTGGACCAGTTCATGCTCAACAGCTACGACATGTGCACCACTGAGGCACGTGAGCGAGGTGACGAGGCGGAGCAGCAGTGCATCTCCACCAAGGCGCCGCGTGGGAGGCGCGGCGCGAGGCTGGTGGTGGTGGACGACCTGGAGACACTGCTGATCCGTTGCGCGGAGGCAGTGGCCACTAACGATCAGCGCAGCGCGTGCGAGCTGCTGTGGCGGGTCAAGCGGCACTCCTCCCCAACAGGAGACGCCACACAGCGACTGGCGCATTACTTCGCTGAGGGTCTAGAGGCACGGCTGGCTGGCAGAGGGAGCCAGCTTTACCGATCGCTCATGGTGAAGCGCACCCCCGTCGTCGAGGTCCTCAAGGCCTACAAGCTCTTCATGTCCGCCTGCTGCTTCATGAAGGTGTGTTTCCTCTTCTCCAACAAGACCATCTACAATGCCGTCATGGGGAGACATAAGCTGCACATTGTGCACTATGGTGTCAATGACGGGTTCCAGTGGCCAGACTTGCTCCGGTGCCTAGCAGAAAGGGAGGGCGGCCCTCCGAAGGTGAGGATCACCAGCATTACCAGCCTCTGGCCAGGATTCCGTCCTGCCGAGCAAACTCACGATACAGGACAACGGCTCCGCCGCTGCGCAAAGCAGTTTGGCGTGCCATTCGAGTTCCGCGTCATCGAAGTCAAGGCAGAGGATGTCCGGGTAGAGGATCTCAACATCAATCCCGATGAGGTTCTTGTCGTGAACAGCCTAATCCATTTTAGGTCCCTGATGGACGAAAGTGTTGTCATCGACAGGCTAAACCCCAGGGACATTGTGCTCAACACTATCAGAAAGATGAAGCCAGCCGTGTTCGTCCACGCCATCGTGAACGCGTCATACAACACGACATTTTTCGTGACACGGTTCCGCCAGGTGCTCCACAACTTCGCAGCACACTTTGATGTGATGGAAGCCACGGTGCCACGAGACAATGATGAGAGGCTGCTGGTGGAGCGGGACATCATCGCACGatgtgccatgaacatcatcgcctGTGAGGGGACAGACCGGGTGGAGCGCCCTCAAAACTACAGGGAGTGGCAGGCGCGGAACCAGCGAGCAGGGCTCAGACAGTTGGCACTGGACCCAGACCTTGTTCAGTTTTTGAAGGACATGGTGAAGAAGCAGTACCACAAGCATTTCGTGATCAACGAGGATCACCAATGGCTTCTGCAGGGATGGAAAGGACGCGTGCTCTACGCCATCTCCACATGGGTATCTGACGATGCTAGCAGCACTCAAGTGACATAG
- the LOC119293524 gene encoding scarecrow-like protein 33 has protein sequence MPAMAAAQEELLGLVKPAPPPPSIFLDQPSMTNGDSQPQQPQDDLALAYISRMLMEEDIIDKFFYQHPEHPTLLQAEQPFAEILSASVITTAGAHGSSALIPSQGNNTGIMASGFLSSEVHSPPLILNGRVTAEEPSSGVTMGDLSSMAFFKGMEEANSFLPTVNVMVDARGRKKRSGMDGETEACMGRSSKQIAVRVLAHNDSAEEDTALELDLLILNGYNMHSNETMKERGDQAAHQSIRMKAPCVRHSARQKVVADLETLLIRCAEAVATNDRSNAGDLLKKIKQHSLPTGDARQRLAYYFAEGLEARLAGTGRQMYHSITMANHTSTVELFKSYHLCIAACCFLKVSLNFSNKNIYNAVAGRKKLHIVHYGVNDGFQWPDLLRWLADREGGPPEVRITGIISPQPGPCPAKQAKETKRRLSYCARQFGVPFKFHAIIAKLEAVHAEDLDIDPDEVLVVNNMFHFRTLMDESLTFDMENPRDLVLNTIRKMKPSMLIHAAVNGAYSSAFFMTRFRQALNNFTAQFDMMETTMTQNKDNRLLVERHIFARSVMNIIACEGPDRVERPQNYKEWHARNQRAGLRQLSLDPDIVKMLKDQVKKQYHKHFMIDEDQRWLLLGWKGRVLYALSTWVADDASGSQLE, from the coding sequence atgcctGCAATGGCTGCCGCCCAGGAAGAGCTGTTGGGGCTCGTCAAGCCTGCGCCACCGCCCCCTTCCATCTTCCTCGACCAACCCTCGATGACCAACGGTGACTCACAGCCACAGCAGCCGCAGGATGACCTGGCCTTGGCATACATCTCGCGCATGCTCATGGAAGAGGACATCATcgacaagttcttctaccaacaccCTGAGCATCCGACACTCCTGCAGGCCGAGCAGCCCTTCGCTGAGATCCTCTCAGCCTCCGTCATCACCACAGCTGGTGCCCATGGGTCCTCCGCTTTAATTCCAAGTCAAGGCAACAACACGGGCATCATGGCTTCTGGGTTCTTGTCCAGCGAGGTACATAGCCCACCCTTGATCTTGAATGGCAGAGTCACAGCGGAGGAGCCCAGCAGCGGCGTCACCATGGGTGACCTGTCGAGCATGGCTTTCTTCAAAGGCATGGAGGAGGCCAACAGCTTCTTGCCCACAGTCAATGTGATGGTGGATGCTAGGGGGCGTAAGAAGAGGTCTGGCATGGATGGCGAGACGGAGGCGTGCATGGGCAGGAGCAGCAAGCAAATAGCGGTGCGGGTGCTGGCGCATAatgactcggcggaggaagacaccgCACTTGAGCTGGACCTGCTCATCCTCAACGGCTACAACATGCACTCCAATGAGACGATGAAGGAGAGGGGGGACCAGGCGGCGCATCAGAGCATTCGCATGAAGGCGCCGTGTGTGAGGCACAGCGCGAGGCAGAAGGTGGTGGCTGATCTGGAAACGCTGCTGATCCGCTGTGCGGAGGCGGTGGCTACCAACgaccggagcaacgccggcgatcTACTGAAGAAGATCAAGCAGCACTCGCTACCAACAGGAGACGCAAGGCAGCGACTGGCATATTACTTCGCCGAGGGGCTGGAGGCACGACTGGCGGGCACAGGGAGGCAAATGTACCACTCGATCACCATGGCAAATCACACCTCCACCGTGGAGCTCTTCAAAAGCTACCACCTGTGCATAGCCGCCTGCTGCTTCCTGAAGGTGTCGCTAAACTTCTCCAACAAAAACATTTACAATGCCGTGGCGGGGAGAAAGAAGCTGCACATTGTGCACTACGGTGTCAACGATGGGTTCCAGTGGCCGGATTTGCTCCGGTGGCTAGCAGACAGGGAAGGTGGGCCACCGGAGGTGAGGATCACCGGCATTATTAGCCCGCAGCCTGGGCCCTGTCCAGCTAAGCAAGCCAAGGAGACAAAACGCAGGCTCAGCTACTGCGCAAGGCAGTTTGGCGTGCCATTCAAGTTCCATGCTATCATAGCCAAGTTAGAGGCTGTCCACGCTGAGGACCTCGACATCGATCCAGACGAGGTGCTCGTCGTGAACAATATGTTCCATTTCAGGACATTGATGGATGAGAGCCTCACCTTTGACATGGAAAACCCAAGGGACCTGGTGCTCAACACTATCAGGAAGATGAAACCATCCATGCTCATCCACGCTGCTGTCAATGGAGCATATAGCTCGGCGTTCTTCATGACTCGTTTCCGCCAAGCGCTCAACAACTTTACAGCGCAGTTTGACATGATGGAGACTACCATGACGCAGAACAAAGACAACAGGTTACTTGTGGAGCGGCACATTTTTGCACGCTCTGTGATGAATATCATTGCCTGCGAGGGCCCTGACCGGGTGGAGCGCCCTCAAAACTACAAGGAGTGGCATGCGCGGAACCAGCGAGCCGGACTGAGGCAGCTGTCATTAGACCCTGACATTGTTAAGATGCTCAAGGACCAAGTGAAGAAGCAGTACCACAAGCATTTCATGATTGATGAGGATCAACGGTGGCTTCTGCTGGGATGGAAAGGCCGGGTGCTCTACGCCCTCTCGACATGGGTAGCTGATGATGCTAGTGGCTCTCAACTGGAGTAG
- the LOC119295708 gene encoding alanine--tRNA ligase-like, which translates to MLHSTLTACRLLLITKPNARVLPATAAAIRLSSSRASTVAATATATVGPPMEVPSDWTAARVREVFIDFFKSKSHTPWPSSPVVPVDDPTLLFANAGMNQFKPVFLGTAAPDSQLGRLSRACNTQKCIRAGGKHNDLDDVGKDTYHHTFFEMLGNWSFGDYFKEGAIGYAWELLTQVYKLPTDRIYATYFGGDEKAGLAPDTESKNIWLKYLPNERVLPFGCKDNFWEMGDTGPCGPCTEIHFDRIGNRDAASLVNNDDPTCIEIWNLVFIQFNRESDGTLRSLPAKHVDTGMGFERLTSILQNKMSNYDTDVFMPLFDAIHKLAGAGIQPYSGKVGSDDVGKVDMAYRVVADHIRTLSFAIADGSQPGNEGREYVLRRILRRAVHFGHQKLMAKQGFFSSLVDVFVRVMGDVFPELKDNEKKIKDIIKDEEASFESTLAKGYERFKKAADAVKENGGAVLSGQDAFVLWDTYGYPIDLTEVMAVDFGLSVDMEGFNASMKEARQKARNARYKAGGKSIVLDANATSQLRNQGLDSTNDSPKFQHKVHSSVVKAIYTGSEFIATASGDEDFGLVLESTSFYAEQGGQIYDTGSIEGPSGSFTVNNVQVFAGYVLHIGSFLEGPDSKALSVGDEVKCKVDYTRRTLIAPNHTCTHMLNFALREVLGDHVDQKGSIVLPEKLRFDFSHGKPVQPEDLRKIEYIVNQQIKDELEVSAQEIKLADAKRINGLRAVFGEIYPDPVRVVSIGRKVEDLLANPESKEWLSISTELCGGTHISNTRDAAAFALISEEGIAKGVRRITAVTAECASQAMKLASSIDTDINEASKLDGATLEKKIGSIKNTLDAAAIPAARKADLRGNISKLEDQLRKAKKKIGEENIQKAVKTAIDAAEAALSEGKTFCVTHADVGLDTTAVREAVVKAMNRFKGLPIMVFSTDEASNKAVIYAGVPPNAPNGFKVLDWLTPSIAPLKGKGGGGKNGLAQGQGSDASRVKEAMELATQIASMKLS; encoded by the exons ATGTTGCACTCGACCCTGACAGCGTGCCGCCTCCTCCTCATCACCAAGCCCAACGCTAGGGTTTtgcctgccaccgccgccgccatccgcCTCTCCTCGTCGCGAGCATCTACGGTCGCCGCCACCGCCACTGCCACCGTCGGCCCTCCGATGGAGGTGCCGTCGGATTGGACGGCCGCCCGGGTCCGGGAGGTTTTCATCGACTTCTTCAAGTCCAAGTCGCACACGCCATGGCCGTCGAGCCCCGTGGTACCCGTCGACGACCCCACGCTCTTGTTCGCCAACGCTGGGATGAACCAGTTCAAGCCCGTATTCCTCGGCACCGCCGCCCCGGACTCGCAGCTTGGCCGCCTGAGCCGCGCCTGCAACACCCAGAAGTGCATCCGCGCTGGCGGCAAGCACAACGACCTCGACGACGTGGGGAAGGACACCTACCACCACACATTTTTCGAGATGCTCGGGAACTGGTCCTTCGGAGATTACTTCAAGGAGGGGGCCATCGGGTATGCATGGGAGCTCCTCACCCAG GTCTACAAATTGCCCACTGATAGAATTTATGCAACATACTTTGGTGGTGATGAGAAAGCTGGTCTCGCTCCGGATACCGAGTCAAAAAACATATGGTTGAAGTATCTACCTAATGAAAGAGTTCTGCCTTTCGGTTGCAAG GATAATTTTTGGGAGATGGGTGACACAGGTCCTTGTGGGCCATGCACAGAGATACATTTTGATCGTATTGGCAATCGTGACGCAGCTTCATTAGTGAATAATGATGACCCTACATGTATTGAGATATGGAATCTTGTGTTTATTCAG TTCAACAGGGAATCAGATGGTACTTTGAGATCCTTGCCAGCAAAACACGTTGACACTGGAATGGGCTTCGAGCGTTTAACCTCTATCCTTCAGAATAAAATGAGCAATTACGACACagatgtattcatgccattattTGATGCCATCCACAAG CTGGCAGGTGCTGGAATTCAACCATACTCTGGTAAAGTGGGATCCGATGATGTTGGGAAAGTTGATATGGCATATAGGGTTGTTGCAGATCACATAAGGACCCTTTCTTTTGCTATCGCTGATGGTTCTCAACCTG GAAATGAGGGAAGAGAGTATGTTCTAAGGCGTATACTTAGACGTGCTGTTCACTTTGGTCATCAAAAATTGATGGCAAAGCAAGGATTTTTTAGCTC CCTTGTAGATGTTTTTGTCCGAGTGATGGGTGATGTGTTTCCTGAGCTGAAAGACAATGAAAAGAAGATTAAAGATATAATTAAGGACGAAGAGGCAAGCTTTGAGAGCACTCTAGCGAAG GGGTATGAGAGATTTAAGAAAGCTGCAGATGCTGTCAAGGAGAATGGCGGGGCAGTACTTAGTGGCCAG GATGCATTTGTTCTGTGGGACACCTATGGTTATCCAATTGATTTGACTGAG GTCATGGCAGTTGACTTCGGGCTATCTGTTGACATGGAGGGTTTTAATGCTTCTATGAAAGAAGCAAGGCAAAAGGCTAGGAATGCTCGCTACAAG GCTGGTGGTAAATCTATTGTCCTGGATGCAAATGCTACGTCGCAGCTGCGCAATCAGGGACTTGACAGCACAAATGATAGCCCAAAATTCCAACACAAG GTACATAGCAGTGTAGTGAAAGCTATCTATACTGGCTCAGAATTCATAGCCACTGCATCTGGTGATGAAGACTTTGGCCTGGTTTTGGAAAGTACAAGCTTCTATGCAGAACAGGGTGGTCAG ATCTATGACACTGGGAGTATCGAGGGGCCATCTGGATCTTTCACTGTAAACAATGTCCAAGTGTTTGCTGGCTATGTCCTGCATATCGGTTCATTTCTGGAAGGGCCGGACTCCAAGGCATTGTCTGTTGGCGATGAAGTGAAATGCAAG GTTGATTACACACGGCGTACTCTCATTGCTCCAAACCACACATGTACCCATATGCTGAACTTTGCTCTAAGG GAAGTACTTGGTGACCATGTTGACCAGAAAGGTTCCATTGTTCTTCCAGAGAAGCTGAGATTTGATTTCTCCCATG GGAAACCTGTTCAGCCCGAAGATTTGAGAAAAATTGAGTATATAGTGAACCAACAAATAAAGGATGAGCTGGAGGTATCTGCACAAGAAATAAAATTAGCTGACGCAAAGCGCATAAATGGTCTGCGAGCTGTGTTTGGTGAA ATCTACCCTGATCCTGTAAGAGTTGTATCAATTGGTCGCAAAGTGGAAGATCTGCTTGCAAACCCTGAAAGCAAAGAATGGTTATCCATATCAACTGAGCTGTGTGGAG GTACACACATTTCAAACACTAGAGATGCTGCAGCATTTGCCCTCATATCTGAAGAGGGTATCGCAAAAGGTGTTCGGAGGATAACGGCTGTTACTGCTGAGTGTGCCTCCCAGGCTATGAAGCTGGCATCATCTATCGATACTGATATTAATGAGGCATCTAAACTGGACGGGGCCACATTGGAGAAG AAAATTGGGTCCATCAAGAATACACTGGATGCAGCTGCTATCCCAGCTGCAAGGAAAGCTGATCTAAGAGGCAATATCTCAAAGCTGGAG GATCAACTTAGGAAGGCGAAGAAGAAAATTGGTGAAGAAAATATCCAAAAGGCTGTCAAGACTGCCATAGATGCTGCAGAAGCTGCTCTTTCTGAAGGAAAAACCTTCTGTGTTACTCATGCTGATGTGGGTCTTGATACCACTGCTGTCCGGGAAGCAGTTGTCAAAGCCATGAACCGTTTCAAG GGTTTGCCGATAATGGTATTCAGCACAGATGAGGCATCAAACAAGGCTGTTATTTATGCCGGCGTACCTCCGAATGCACCCAATGGCTTCAAGGTGTTGGATTGGCTTACACCTTCAATCGCACCACTCAAGGGAAAAGGAGGAGGCGGCAAGAATGGTCTCGCCCAGGGCCAG GGAAGTGATGCTTCTCGGGTCAAGGAGGCAATGGAGCTTGCTACCCAGATAGCTTCGATGAAGCTGAGCTGA